Below is a genomic region from Thiohalorhabdus sp. Cl-TMA.
ACAAACCAGGATATCCAGCAGCTTACGGTCCAGCACGGCGCTCCTCCTGCGGGTTTACGGGGTTCGGCGACGGGAATATCTCAGGATACACGTCCTGCGCCCCCCTCCGGCAAATCGGCCAGCCAGCGGGCGGGGTCGGGCTCCAGGCGCGCGGTCACGCGCAGGGCCCATCCCGCCACGCCCAGCTCCGCCAGCTTCACCGCATCTTTCTCGGTGGTGACCAGGACCTCGCCGGGATCCGTCCGTGCATCCTCGGCCCCATAGGCATAGTGATCGGGAAAGGGTCTGGGGACCACCTCCGCCCCGAGCGAACGCAAGGTGGCGAAGAAACGCTCGGGGTCCCCGATTCCCGCCAAGGCGCACACCCGTCGCCCTTCCAGCCAATCCGTACCCTGAAGGGCCTCCGGGTCCCGGATTCCACGCAGGCCGTCCGGGTGCAGCTCCATGCGGATATCCGCTCGGATACCGCTTCCCCGGCCTTCCCCGTGCAGCACCAGGGCATCCGCATCGGCAAGGGTGGAAACCGGCTCCCGCAAGGGCCCCGCCGGGAGACATCGGCCGTTGCCCAGGCCCCGCCGGGCGTCCACCACCACGAAGGCCCGGTGCCTGGCCAGGGACAACCGCTGGAATCCGTCGTCGGCCACCACGCAGTCAGCTTGCAGATCCGCGGCTGCGCGCACGGCATTGCTCCGGTCGGCGCCCACTACCACGGGCACCGGCAGGCGATCGGCCAGCAGGGCGGGCTCATCACCGCACTCGGCCACGGGTAGCCGCCGTCCGTCGCCCGCGGAGACCACTTCCACTCCGGAGCCACGGCGCCCGTATCCCCTGCTCACCACCGCCGGTCGGCGGCCCTGCGCCATCAGGCGCTCCACCAGGGCGATCACCAGCGGGGTCTTGCCCGTCCCGCCGACGGTCAGGTTGCCCACCACCAGCACCGGTACGGGCAGGGGATCCGGGCTTCGCCAGCCGCGCCGGTACATCTCACGACGCAGACGCATGACGGCGCCGTAGAGTCCGCCCAGCGGCCGGAGCAACGTGGCGAGCCCCCCTCCCTGGTACCACTGGTCCGTCAGGGATTTCACCAGCGATCCGCCCATCGGTCCAGGAGCGCCATGCCCTGCTCGGCCTGGCGCCGCACCTCCCAGAAGACCCGGCGCGCCCGCGCTTGCTGATCCCGCCAGGCGAAGGCCTCCTCGCTCCATTGCTCCCACTGCCGGCTGACCGCCTCCCAATCCTCCACCGGTACGGCGGCCACTTGCGGATCCACGCCCAGATCGCGCAGCTTGGCCGCCGCCGCGGGCCCCACCGCGAGCGGCAGGCCGCTGGCCAGCGCCTGCCACAGGGCAGGTCGGCGGCCCTCCCACTGGCAGCCGGCAAAGGCGGAAGCGGTTACGGCCGGCAGCCACTGGTCCGTATCCATCCACACCAGAGTATCGGGAGCCACGGGCTGGCGGGTCCGGTCCCAGTCCGAAAGCCGGATACCGGGATGCCCTCGACCGGCCTCCGAGCCGGGACCACTTACCGCGAGGGTCCGGTCCCCCGCCCCCCAATGTTCCAGCAGAGACTGGCGCGCCGTGGCCTGCGTCGGCAGCCGGTCGGTCCAAATCAGGCGGCGGCCCTCTCCCGGAATGAGCAGGGAGCGGAACGTGGGCTCCACGTCCATCCGGGCCAGAAGCACCTCCAGATCCACGGGGGCCTCGGGCTCCGTACCGGCGCTCCGCCAGCGGCCGGCTTGGGCCGCGCCCACCGGAAGCACATGGTCGAACCGCAGTCCTCGCGGCCGTCGCCGAGGCGGTTCACAGTTCACCGCCGTGACCGGAACGCCGGATTCGGCAAGCCCCTTCATGACCTGGTAGGGCGGTAGCTCGTGCACGGCCAGCATGGCGTTGGGACGCAGGCGGCCCGCCGCCCTGCGCGCGGCCCGCTGGTGGTCGATTACCGCCGGCGCGGCCGCCGTTCCGGGATACTCGCGGAACAGCGGCCGCAGCGTATCGCCACAACCGTCCGCGGCCATGACCACCGCCCGCACGTCGACACGGACCGAACGGATTCCCCGGACGATCTCGCCGCCGACCCGCGCTCCCGCGCAATCCGGCGCATATACCCACAACAGTGGCCCGGGGCCGCCGGGGGGGCGGAACCAGCCCCAGCGCCCCCAGGGCCGCTCGGGCCGCCGCTGGAGACGGTCCCAGAGGTCCCGTCCCCAGTAGAAGGGCGTCCGTGGATTCGGGGCGCGAACCTTCATGCCGTGCGCCCCGCCAGCTCGTCCGCGTGCCGGGTGAGCTGCTGCATGGCCGTCTCCAGATCCGCCCGGGCCCGCTCGCTGTCGTCCCCCGCGTCCACCCAGTGCGGCTCCCCCCAGCAGAACACCCCGCGCGTGAATGGCCGGGGCAGAAGGAAGCCGTCCCAGCTGGAGAACACCTTGCCCCGCCGTACGCTGTAGGTGACGGGCAGGATGGGGTATCCGGTCCGACGCGCCAGGTCGATCACCCCCGATTGGACCTGATGCGCCGGACCGCGCGGGCCGTCCGGGGTGAAGGCGAAATCGGCGCCCTCCTGGACCTTGCGGATCAGGTCCCGCATGGCCTTGAGGGCGCCCCGCCGGCTGGAGCCGCGCACCGAGCCGAAGCCGAAGTGGGCGATGGTGCGGCTGATAAGCTCGCCGTCGCCGTGCTCGCTGATGAGCACGTTCACGCGCCGCCGCCCGGCACGCAGGTAGGCGACGGGGATCATGAGCAACCGGCCGTGCCAGAAGGCCAGGATCACCGGCCGTTCCTCCGCGAGGAGGCGGGCGGTTGCCACGGGCACCTCCGTCCTCCAGCGCACCGCCCGGCCCAGGAAGCGTATCACCCAGGAGGCGACACGCGCCGCCCAGCGTTGCTGACCGGGTCCGAGCTTCATGCGGACTCCGCCGGCGGGGCGTTCACGCCTGCGCGCCGCCGCCCCGGCAACCGAGCGCCATCACCGTCCCGCACCGGGAGCACCCCATCGAGCCGCTGCTCCATGGTTCGCCCCCCTTCCATATCCCTCATGCGGACCCCCTGCTGGACCACGGAATCAGACCGGCCAATACGCTCGAGCGGTTCATAGGGCATCATCAACGTCATCGGATTGAATGAGAAAGTATCCGCCATTGCGGTCCACGGGGCGAAAGCCGCTATCTCCATGGCGTTTATCCGGGACATCATAAGGGCCCCGGCCCGGGCAGCCCATGTTCCCGCGCCCGTGCCGCCCGGCGGTCGCCGGGAAACAGCCCGTTCCCCATCATGCCTTCTCCGGCACCCGAGCCAGGATGGTAGCTGCTGCAGCACAGCCTGCGGGCGGTTGGGAGCGGAATCGCGGGGATCCGGAGCAGGTGGGGCGGGACCCACCGCTCAGCCGGTGTGGGCGGTCCCGGGACCGCGACAACGGGCTCGGCATCCAGGGAGAATGGTGGGCACTGGCCGCTATTCCCGCCTGAGCACCCGGTCCACGAACCAGCTCATGAACCCGGCGGGCTCCAGATCCTTGAGGGCGTCAGGATCGTATACCTCGTCCACCCAGGTCATGAAATCCATGGGCTCCCGCTGCGAATAGGCCACGTAGGATTCCACGAAATGGTCCAGAATGCCCGTGCGGGCCTGGCGGATGTGGCCGTACGGCCAGAAGCGGAGCTGCCGGGTCCGGTCCATGGGCACCCCCTCCATCAGGTGAAGATAGAGGGTGGAGAACAGACCCGCCCGGTCCGCCCCGGACTTGCAATGGAAAAGTGCCGGATACTCGATCTCCTCCAGAAGCTCCTTGGCGGCGTGGATGCGCCAACGCGGCGGCGGCTTGTGGGAAGACATCTTGAAGTTGCGGAAGGTTACCCCGAGGTCCCCGCACATCCGCTCCACCAAGTCGATATAGGGCCGCGATCCCTTGGTGCCGCGTAGGCAGACCACGGTTCGGATTCCGTGCCGGGACACGTATTTCTTCAAGTCGGGGGGCAGGGGCTGACCGGACCGGAAGGCGCGGTGGGAGATGCGGTGAAAATTATTGTTATTCACCTTGCGCAGGAAGCCATGATCCACAAAAAAGGCCCGTGCATGGGCCAGGGACCAAAACGCCGACTTGCTGGTTTCCTCGGTTTTCATGCGGCCCTTCGGCGAATATTGCGTGCGTCGCGGTAGCCGGGCACCGAGCTGACGGGACTGCTCCGGCGCTGTCCGCCCGTGTCCGCGGAATGGACCTGTCCGCACCCGGGCGAGCGAGGATTGTAAACACGCAAGGAAGTACTGGCTAGCCCTTAGGCGCCATTCCTTAAGGGCTTACCCGCATATGGCCCAAAGGACGGGCCGTATGGTCATGGGCTTCCAGAAAACATCCGGGAGTTGGAATCCGGGCACGCCCCTCCCGGGGCGGGAGGAGGCGACGCCCGGCCCTTATCGGCAACCGGCCCGGGCCCTTGTTCGGCCACGCTCATTCGGCCCCCAGGGCCTGCTCCTCGGCGCTGGCGAACTGGGTCTCCCAGAGGTAGGCATAGATACCGCCGCGGGCCAGCAGCTCGTCATGCCCGCCCTGCTCCACGATCCGGCCGGATTCCATGACGGCGATGGAGTCGGCGCGCTGAATGGTGGCCAGTCGGTGGGCGATGACCAGGGTGGTACGGCCCTGCATGAGCCGCTCGAAACCGCGCTGGACCAGCTTCTCCGATTGCGGGTCCAGACTCGAGGTGGCCTCGTCCAGGATCAGGATGGGCGCATCGCGGAGCAGAGCCCGCGCAATGGCGAGACGCTGGCGCTGGCCGCCGGACAACCGCGCCCCGCCCTCGCCGACGATATGGTCAAGTCCGTATTCCAGCCGGTCCACGTATTCCATCACCCCGGCGGCATTGGCGGCATCCTCCACCTCGGCGCGGGTGGCCTCCGGTTTGCCGTAGGCGATGTTGGCGGCGAGCGTGTCGTTGAACAGGATCACCTCCTGGCTGACGATGGCCACTTGGTCGCGCAGGAAGCGCAGATTCAGATCGGCCGTGTCCTCGCCGTCCAGCAGGATCCGCCCCTGGTCCGGCCGGTAGAACCGGGGAACCAGATTCACCAGGGTCGACTTGCCCGCCCCCGAAAGCCCCACCAGGGCGACCACGTTGCCCGCCGGGACCTCCAGATCGATGCCCTGCAGTACCGGGGTGTCCGGGTCGTAGCCGAACCAGACTCCGTCCAGCGTCAGGGCGCCGCGGACCGTTTCCAGAGAGCGGCCCCCGCCGTCCTGCTCGGGACGCAGATCCAGCATCTGGAAGATTCGCTCGCCGGCGGCCACGCCCTGCTGGATCACGGGATTGATCTTGGTGAGCCGCTTCAGGGGGTCGTACATCATCAGCAGCGCGGCGAGGAAGGAGAAGAAGGTCCCGGGGGAGGTCTCCCCGCCCGAGGAGATCACCCGGTACCCGCCGTAGTAGATGACCAGGGCGATGCAGATGGCCGCGGTGATCTCCATGACCGGCAGCGACAGGGCCGTGGCCTGGGCCTTGCGCATGTTCTGCTTGCGGTGGACCTCCGACTCCTTGTGGAACCGGGCGTGCTCGTAGTCCTCGCCGTTGAAGGCCTTGATCACCCGGTTGCCTACCACGCCCTCCTCGATGACCCGGGTCATGGTAGCCCGGGCCTGCTGAGAGGAGCGGCTGCTCTTGCGCAGCTTGCGGGTGAGCTCAGCCAGCGGCCAGATGACGATGGGCAGACCGATTAGGGAGACCAGCGCCAGCTGCCAGTCGTGGAAGAAGACCACCGCGAGCAGGAACACCGCGGTCAGGCTGTCCTTCAAAATGGTGCTCAGGCCCCGGGTGACGGACTTCTCCACCTGGTCCACGTCATAGGTCAGGCGGGAGATCAGGGTGCCGGCGGCGTGCTCGCTGAAGAAGCCGAGCGGCATGTGCAGTAGCCGGCCGAAGAGGTCGTCGCGCAGCTGGCGCATGGCCCGCTGCCCCACCCAGCTCAGCAGGTAGGTCTCCAGGTAGTTGGCGACCCCCTTCATCAGGTAGAGCACGATCACCCCCAGCGGCAGTACCACCAGCAGGGCCTCGTTCTTGTTGATGAAGATCTGGTCGATCACCGGCTTGAGCAGATAGGCCACCCCCGCTGTGGTCGCCGCCACCAGCACCATGGCCACCAACGCCACCGTGAGCCGCCCCCAGAACGGCCACACATAGGTAAGCAGCCTGCGGTAGATGTCGGTGGTGGATTGGGTGGGTGCCTCGCTTCCGGTACTCATGGTGCCTCTCCGGCCTCCGGCCGTACGGTTGATATGGCCACCCGGCCCAGGCCCGCGGCGGATCCCGCGTCCATGGCCGCAACCACGGCGCCGTGCCGAGCGTTGCGGTCGGCCCGGATCACCAGGAGCGGGTGCTCGGTGTTTTCCACCTGCTCGGACCTCCGGCGTAGGACGGCAGCAAGGGCCTTCTCCCCGGCCAACTCCTCGCCGTCCACCAGGTAATCCCCCTTCTCCGTCACCATCACCTCCACGCGGGCGGAATCCGGGTTGGCCGCCGCGCTGTCCGCCTCCGGAACCTGAATCTGCAGGCCGGTGCGGGAAACGAAGGTGGTGGAGATCATCAGGAAGATCAGCAGCAGGAACACCACGTCGATGAGCGGCGTCAGCTCGATAGAGGGCGACTCGGCCTCGCGGGCGCGGAATCTCAAGGACGGTCCCCCTGAAGGATCTCCGCCATGCGCAGCGCGTGCTGCTCCATGTCCACCACCAGGCGGTCCAGCTTGGCGTTGAAATAGCGGTGCATGGCCAACGCCGGGATGGCGATGCTCATGCCGAAGGCCGTGGTCAGCAGGGCCTGGGATATGCCCCCCGCCAGCACGCTGGGATCGCCCACTCCCTGGCTGGTGATGACGGTGAACACATTGATCATGCCCAGCACCGTACCCAGCAGACCCAGCAGGGGGGAGATGGCCGCGATGGTGCCGAGTAGGGTGAGATAGCGGGAAAGGTCCGCCACCACGTGGCGGCCGGTCTCCTCGATGGACTCCTTGATCACTTCCCGCCGGAGTCCGGAATTCCGGAGCCCGCTGGCGAGGACGGCGGCGAGCGGGCTGGGATCGCGCTCCGCCCGCTCCCGGGCCTGCCCCAGATCCCCCCGTTCGATATCCGCCTCCAGCGCCGAAACCAGCTCCGGGGGCAGGATCCGGCGGGCACGGAGGCTGAACAACCGTTCCGCGATAATGGCCAGGGCCAACAGGGAAAGGACGAGCAGCGGCAACATCATCCAGCCGCCACGAATCAGGAGCTCGATCAAGGGTGATTCCCTCCGCCTTGGCACCCCGGAATGGAAAAGCTCACAGTATACTAGCCATATCCGCCAGCGACGAAAGGGGTGGTGGCGCGGCCCCGGCGTGCCAGTAGCGGTCCGCGGCCTGCCGGTACCCGTTCACGCGCACTTCCGCCCCCAGGCGGATGCGCACCGCGCCGTCGGTAGCGGTATTGAGCGCCGCCGCGCCCACCCGCGCATAGCGGGCCGCCACTTCGGGACGGGGGAAGCCCCAGCGGTTGCGGTACCCGGTGGAGTACACCACCCACTCGGGATCGGTTGCGGCGACGAAGGCCGGTGACGAGGAGGTGGCGCTGCCGTGGTGGGGCGCCACCACCACGGCCTGCTCCCGGAGCTCGCCCGCGCGGACCAACCGCCGCTCGCCGGCTTCCTCCAGATCCCCGGGGAGCAGGACCCGTTGGCCGGCGGCCGTCACCTCCAGTACCCGGGAAGCCGCATTACCCTCGGCGGAGCCCCCCGGGGCCGGTGCCAGGACGCGGAAGCGCACACCGTCCCAGCGCCAGCCATCCCCGGCGTTCAGGACCCGTCCGCCGCCGGCGGGCGCCCCGGCCGTCTCCCGGATGGCCACCCGTTCCCGCAGCCCCGCGCACCCGCCCAGGTGGTCGTTATCGCCGTGGCTGACCACCAGCCGGTCCACCGCGGCCCACCCTCGGGAGTGAAGGAACGGCGCCACGAGCGCCTCACCGGCGTTGAAGGTGGCGCTGAACCTGGGCCCGCAGTCCACCACCGCCACGTGGCGGGCGGTCTCCACCACGGTGGCGCTGCCCTGCCCAACGTCCAGCACCCAGACCCGGGCCTGCCCCGTGGGCAGATCGGGCGGACCCATCCAGGCCAGCGGCGCCGCAACCAGGGCGGGGCCCAGCCACCGGAAAGGGCGCGGCGCCTTCAACAACAGCCCCAGCCCGGCCAGCATCAGCCCCACGCCCGCAACCCCCGGACGCGGGAGGCTCCAAGAGACGCCTGGCCAGGTCTCCAGCCATTCCAGAAAGTGCATGGCCACGCTCAGGAGCCAGCCGGTAGCCGCCATGGCGTGCTCGGCCAGCTCCGCCAGCCCCAGCACCGCCGCGAGGGCGCCCACCAGCCCCAGGGGCACCACGACGAAGCTGAAGTAGGGGATCGCCACCGCGTTGGCCAGGGGCGCCACCAGCGAGACCTGGCCGAACCAGTACGCCAGCCAGGGGCTCACGGCCGCCACCACCGCGAGCTGCACCGCGGCGGCCCGTCGCCATCGGTCCCACCCGGCCCCCGGCCCGGACAGCAGCAGGCCGATGGCACCCACCGCCGTGAAGCTCAGCCAGAAGCCGGGACCCAGCAGGCTGTCGGGGCTCCAGAGCAGCACCAGCAGGGCCGCCATGGCCAGGGCGCGCGGAAAATGGAACGGCCGGCCCAGCAGCCAGGCCCCCAGGCCCACCGCCACCATGATCAGGGCCCGCTGGGTGGGGAGGCTGAGTCCCGCCAGCAGAGCGTAGGCCGTTGCCCCAACGAGGGCCGCCACCGCGGCGAACCGGGGCGCGGGTACTAGCAGCGCCGCGCCCGGCAGCCGGCCCCATGCGTACCGGGTCACGAGGAACAGCAGGAAGGCCACCCAGCCCACGTGCAGGCCGCTGATGGCCACCAG
It encodes:
- a CDS encoding lysophospholipid acyltransferase family protein, translated to MKLGPGQQRWAARVASWVIRFLGRAVRWRTEVPVATARLLAEERPVILAFWHGRLLMIPVAYLRAGRRRVNVLISEHGDGELISRTIAHFGFGSVRGSSRRGALKAMRDLIRKVQEGADFAFTPDGPRGPAHQVQSGVIDLARRTGYPILPVTYSVRRGKVFSSWDGFLLPRPFTRGVFCWGEPHWVDAGDDSERARADLETAMQQLTRHADELAGRTA
- a CDS encoding ExbD/TolR family protein; the encoded protein is MRFRAREAESPSIELTPLIDVVFLLLIFLMISTTFVSRTGLQIQVPEADSAAANPDSARVEVMVTEKGDYLVDGEELAGEKALAAVLRRRSEQVENTEHPLLVIRADRNARHGAVVAAMDAGSAAGLGRVAISTVRPEAGEAP
- the msbA gene encoding lipid A export permease/ATP-binding protein MsbA → MSTGSEAPTQSTTDIYRRLLTYVWPFWGRLTVALVAMVLVAATTAGVAYLLKPVIDQIFINKNEALLVVLPLGVIVLYLMKGVANYLETYLLSWVGQRAMRQLRDDLFGRLLHMPLGFFSEHAAGTLISRLTYDVDQVEKSVTRGLSTILKDSLTAVFLLAVVFFHDWQLALVSLIGLPIVIWPLAELTRKLRKSSRSSQQARATMTRVIEEGVVGNRVIKAFNGEDYEHARFHKESEVHRKQNMRKAQATALSLPVMEITAAICIALVIYYGGYRVISSGGETSPGTFFSFLAALLMMYDPLKRLTKINPVIQQGVAAGERIFQMLDLRPEQDGGGRSLETVRGALTLDGVWFGYDPDTPVLQGIDLEVPAGNVVALVGLSGAGKSTLVNLVPRFYRPDQGRILLDGEDTADLNLRFLRDQVAIVSQEVILFNDTLAANIAYGKPEATRAEVEDAANAAGVMEYVDRLEYGLDHIVGEGGARLSGGQRQRLAIARALLRDAPILILDEATSSLDPQSEKLVQRGFERLMQGRTTLVIAHRLATIQRADSIAVMESGRIVEQGGHDELLARGGIYAYLWETQFASAEEQALGAE
- the lpxK gene encoding tetraacyldisaccharide 4'-kinase, with amino-acid sequence MKSLTDQWYQGGGLATLLRPLGGLYGAVMRLRREMYRRGWRSPDPLPVPVLVVGNLTVGGTGKTPLVIALVERLMAQGRRPAVVSRGYGRRGSGVEVVSAGDGRRLPVAECGDEPALLADRLPVPVVVGADRSNAVRAAADLQADCVVADDGFQRLSLARHRAFVVVDARRGLGNGRCLPAGPLREPVSTLADADALVLHGEGRGSGIRADIRMELHPDGLRGIRDPEALQGTDWLEGRRVCALAGIGDPERFFATLRSLGAEVVPRPFPDHYAYGAEDARTDPGEVLVTTEKDAVKLAELGVAGWALRVTARLEPDPARWLADLPEGGAGRVS
- a CDS encoding DNA internalization-related competence protein ComEC/Rec2, which translates into the protein MWAGIATFALGILAFHRLPYLLPPWLLGLPLLGAVIWLYLRPGWAPALITALLAGFFWQGLTAIQQQANPFPGALERRTVQIEGRVAGSVEEKPGRRRFRFRAARLRGPEGPWRKYGGDLRLSWYRTAPADLAYGQRWRLSVRVRRPRGFRNPGGFDYARYLRSRGLSGTGYVRREPAPRKLATGAGRSFRGGLEALRRRVQAATEAAGTAAPLARALTVGKRDRLAPETWTVLQATGTAHLVAISGLHVGWVAFLLFLVTRYAWGRLPGAALLVPAPRFAAVAALVGATAYALLAGLSLPTQRALIMVAVGLGAWLLGRPFHFPRALAMAALLVLLWSPDSLLGPGFWLSFTAVGAIGLLLSGPGAGWDRWRRAAAVQLAVVAAVSPWLAYWFGQVSLVAPLANAVAIPYFSFVVVPLGLVGALAAVLGLAELAEHAMAATGWLLSVAMHFLEWLETWPGVSWSLPRPGVAGVGLMLAGLGLLLKAPRPFRWLGPALVAAPLAWMGPPDLPTGQARVWVLDVGQGSATVVETARHVAVVDCGPRFSATFNAGEALVAPFLHSRGWAAVDRLVVSHGDNDHLGGCAGLRERVAIRETAGAPAGGGRVLNAGDGWRWDGVRFRVLAPAPGGSAEGNAASRVLEVTAAGQRVLLPGDLEEAGERRLVRAGELREQAVVVAPHHGSATSSSPAFVAATDPEWVVYSTGYRNRWGFPRPEVAARYARVGAAALNTATDGAVRIRLGAEVRVNGYRQAADRYWHAGAAPPPLSSLADMASIL
- a CDS encoding tyrosine-protein phosphatase, with the protein product MKTEETSKSAFWSLAHARAFFVDHGFLRKVNNNNFHRISHRAFRSGQPLPPDLKKYVSRHGIRTVVCLRGTKGSRPYIDLVERMCGDLGVTFRNFKMSSHKPPPRWRIHAAKELLEEIEYPALFHCKSGADRAGLFSTLYLHLMEGVPMDRTRQLRFWPYGHIRQARTGILDHFVESYVAYSQREPMDFMTWVDEVYDPDALKDLEPAGFMSWFVDRVLRRE
- a CDS encoding MotA/TolQ/ExbB proton channel family protein, encoding MIELLIRGGWMMLPLLVLSLLALAIIAERLFSLRARRILPPELVSALEADIERGDLGQARERAERDPSPLAAVLASGLRNSGLRREVIKESIEETGRHVVADLSRYLTLLGTIAAISPLLGLLGTVLGMINVFTVITSQGVGDPSVLAGGISQALLTTAFGMSIAIPALAMHRYFNAKLDRLVVDMEQHALRMAEILQGDRP